In Microbacterium foliorum, the following proteins share a genomic window:
- a CDS encoding ABC transporter ATP-binding protein produces MTAVIEVQNLTKHYKEKNALDNVSLTLEGGAIYGLLGRNGAGKTTLMSILTAQNFESSGTVRVFGEHPYENTHVLNRVCFVRESQKYPDDAYPRHAFKAASLFFRNWSQELADELIEQFQLPMKQTIKKLSRGQLSAVGVIIGLASRAELTFFDEPYLGLDAVARQIFYDRLLEDYAEHPRTIILSSHLIDEVSNLIEKVIVIDNGQILLNEDTDAVRDRAVTVVGEAGKVDAWAADREVLHREALGRVASVTVLGALSPAERAEVTASGLDLAPVSLQQLIVRLTQKAEAGSATRASATKEEVR; encoded by the coding sequence ATGACCGCCGTCATCGAGGTGCAGAACCTCACCAAGCACTACAAGGAGAAGAACGCGCTCGACAACGTGTCGCTCACCCTCGAGGGTGGCGCGATCTACGGACTGCTCGGTCGCAACGGAGCCGGCAAGACGACGCTCATGTCGATCCTGACCGCGCAGAACTTCGAGTCGTCGGGCACCGTGCGCGTCTTCGGCGAGCACCCCTACGAGAACACGCACGTCCTCAACCGGGTCTGCTTCGTTCGCGAGAGCCAGAAGTACCCGGACGACGCCTACCCGCGTCATGCCTTCAAGGCCGCCAGCCTGTTCTTCCGCAACTGGAGCCAGGAGCTCGCCGACGAACTCATCGAGCAGTTCCAGCTGCCGATGAAGCAGACGATCAAGAAGCTCTCGCGCGGACAGCTCTCGGCCGTCGGAGTCATCATCGGCCTCGCCTCGCGCGCCGAGCTGACCTTCTTCGACGAGCCCTACCTGGGACTCGACGCGGTCGCCAGGCAGATCTTCTACGACCGGCTGCTCGAGGACTACGCCGAGCACCCGCGCACGATCATCCTGTCGTCACACCTGATCGACGAGGTGTCGAACCTCATCGAGAAGGTCATCGTGATCGACAACGGGCAGATCCTGCTCAACGAAGACACGGATGCTGTGCGCGACCGTGCCGTCACCGTGGTCGGCGAGGCCGGCAAGGTCGACGCCTGGGCCGCCGATCGCGAGGTGCTGCACCGCGAGGCGCTCGGCCGAGTCGCCTCCGTCACCGTACTCGGAGCGCTGTCGCCCGCTGAGCGCGCCGAGGTCACGGCATCCGGTCTCGATCTGGCCCCGGTCTCGCTGCAGCAACTGATCGTGCGTCTCACCCAGAAGGCCGAGGCGGGCTCTGCCACCAGAGCCTCCGCCACGAAAGAGGAGGTCCGCTGA
- a CDS encoding GntR family transcriptional regulator, which translates to MIEEGKPLFLQIAEQIEDSILDGSLAEEAQAPSTNELAGFYRINPATAAKGVAMLTDKGVLYKRRGIGMFVATGAKDLLLGERRAAFADRYIDPLLTEARTLGLGTDDLAALLRERAALEPQTSPARQTEGTTPA; encoded by the coding sequence GTGATCGAAGAAGGCAAGCCGCTCTTCCTCCAGATCGCCGAGCAGATCGAGGACTCGATTCTCGACGGCTCGCTCGCGGAAGAAGCACAGGCCCCGTCGACGAACGAGCTCGCCGGCTTCTACCGGATCAATCCCGCAACAGCAGCCAAGGGAGTCGCCATGCTCACCGACAAGGGAGTTCTGTACAAGCGCCGCGGCATCGGCATGTTCGTCGCCACCGGTGCGAAAGACCTGCTGCTCGGCGAACGCCGCGCGGCGTTCGCCGATCGCTACATCGACCCGCTCCTCACCGAGGCCCGCACGCTGGGGCTCGGTACCGACGACCTCGCCGCACTGCTCCGCGAGCGCGCGGCCCTGGAACCACAGACATCACCGGCACGACAGACAGAAGGGACGACCCCCGCATGA
- a CDS encoding ABC transporter permease subunit has product MNGILPVFRRSLRESWRSLLGWTAGLAAVLFLYLPLYPSLAGDGQLEAIISSLPKELVDTLGYDQIATGAGYAQSTFFGLIGFLLFTIAAVTWGSAAIAGAEESGRAELDLAHGIGRGQYALESAFAVLVRLLWLGVFSGLVVWALNDSAELDLEGWRIVGASAALTGLSFLTASAALLAGAATGRRIWATGVGAGIAVVGYVLQAIARQSDDLEWLNALSPYAWVYRQPPLAEGVDAGGLALTWGLALVFVAASVFAFRARDLRG; this is encoded by the coding sequence ATGAACGGCATCCTGCCCGTGTTCCGGCGCAGCCTGCGCGAGTCGTGGCGAAGCCTGCTCGGATGGACCGCCGGCCTCGCCGCGGTGCTGTTCCTCTATCTGCCGCTGTATCCGAGTCTCGCCGGCGACGGCCAGCTCGAGGCCATCATCTCGTCGCTGCCGAAGGAACTCGTCGACACCCTCGGGTACGACCAGATCGCGACCGGCGCCGGATACGCGCAGAGCACGTTCTTCGGCCTGATCGGCTTCCTTCTGTTCACGATCGCAGCGGTCACCTGGGGCTCGGCCGCCATCGCCGGCGCCGAAGAGAGCGGGCGGGCCGAACTCGACCTCGCGCACGGCATCGGCCGCGGCCAGTATGCGCTGGAGTCTGCCTTCGCCGTGCTCGTGCGACTGCTGTGGCTCGGCGTCTTCTCGGGGCTCGTCGTCTGGGCGTTGAACGACTCGGCCGAGCTCGACCTCGAAGGCTGGCGCATCGTCGGAGCGAGCGCCGCGCTCACCGGACTCTCGTTCCTCACGGCATCCGCCGCTCTGCTCGCCGGCGCAGCGACGGGTCGCCGCATCTGGGCGACGGGCGTCGGCGCAGGAATCGCCGTGGTCGGGTACGTCCTGCAGGCGATCGCCCGACAGTCCGACGACCTCGAGTGGTTGAACGCGCTCTCCCCGTACGCCTGGGTGTACCGTCAGCCGCCCCTCGCCGAGGGCGTGGATGCCGGTGGGCTCGCCCTCACCTGGGGCCTGGCTCTCGTGTTCGTCGCGGCGTCGGTCTTCGCCTTCCGCGCGCGCGACCTGCGCGGCTGA
- a CDS encoding ABC transporter ATP-binding protein, with the protein MTDTIEIDRLQKRYGSRIALHELDLHVRPGTVFGLIGPNGAGKTTTLRTLVDVIRPSSGSVRVLGENPRHGGAALRRRIGYVPGELHLEGRSSGHRMLAFYAQVSGERDSAATLRTGRELADRLGVDLTRPVHTLSKGNKQKVGLIQAFMHRPELLILDEPTSGLDPLVQREFLQMVREAKDAGQTVLLSSHVLSEIQQTADEVAVLANGRVVADGAVASLRLGSIRRVRVEIATSDAASTRADFDRVPGLTGVEMHDADGVLSLSGTVDGAIDPFVKVLARFEVRDLTVEEPDLEESVLRLYGASATPASARPATRRSRRDREEQR; encoded by the coding sequence ATGACCGACACCATCGAGATCGACCGTCTGCAGAAGCGCTACGGCAGTCGCATCGCGTTGCACGAGCTCGACCTGCACGTGCGCCCAGGCACCGTCTTCGGGCTGATCGGCCCCAACGGGGCCGGCAAGACGACGACCCTCCGCACACTCGTCGACGTCATCCGCCCGTCATCCGGCTCGGTGCGCGTCCTCGGCGAGAACCCCCGGCACGGCGGCGCAGCGCTGCGCCGCCGCATCGGCTACGTGCCGGGCGAGCTGCACCTCGAAGGGCGATCGAGCGGACACCGGATGCTGGCGTTCTACGCCCAGGTCTCGGGCGAGCGCGATTCCGCGGCGACGCTGCGCACCGGTCGCGAGCTGGCCGACCGGCTCGGCGTCGACCTGACGCGTCCCGTGCACACGCTGTCGAAGGGCAACAAGCAGAAGGTCGGGCTGATCCAGGCCTTCATGCACCGCCCGGAGCTGCTGATCCTCGACGAGCCCACCAGCGGCCTCGACCCGCTGGTGCAGCGCGAGTTCCTGCAGATGGTGCGCGAGGCGAAGGATGCAGGGCAGACCGTGCTGTTGAGCTCGCACGTGCTCAGCGAGATCCAGCAGACCGCCGACGAGGTCGCGGTGCTCGCGAACGGACGGGTGGTCGCCGACGGCGCCGTCGCCTCGCTGCGGCTGGGTTCGATCCGACGGGTGCGCGTCGAGATCGCGACGTCGGATGCCGCATCCACCCGCGCCGACTTCGACCGCGTGCCCGGTCTCACCGGGGTCGAGATGCACGATGCCGACGGCGTCCTGAGCCTGTCCGGCACCGTCGACGGCGCGATCGACCCCTTCGTCAAGGTGCTCGCCCGGTTCGAGGTGCGCGATCTGACCGTGGAGGAACCGGACCTCGAGGAGTCGGTGCTGCGTCTGTACGGCGCCTCTGCCACTCCGGCATCCGCCCGACCCGCGACCCGACGATCGCGACGCGACAGGGAGGAGCAGCGATGA
- a CDS encoding TetR/AcrR family transcriptional regulator has translation MRSASDDITARARIRDTAIAAFARDGYDGASMRAIAREAGVSPALIVHHFGDKNALRTACDDYVVGVFIDEDHDLIVAPTRDRIRTALNDLERYGPYIDYLARMLADGSAAADRLFDSFLANTRDVLADQREAGMLEPMSDPEMTTMLLTLIGLAPVVMRAQIARALGTDQLSPAGLLRTTLPTLELLTHGIYSTTALLDGARDALAAEGNTPRGDAS, from the coding sequence ATGCGTTCAGCTTCTGACGACATCACGGCTCGCGCCCGCATCCGCGACACCGCCATCGCCGCCTTCGCCCGCGACGGATACGACGGTGCGAGCATGCGCGCGATCGCCAGGGAGGCCGGCGTCAGCCCCGCGCTGATCGTGCACCACTTCGGCGACAAGAACGCCCTGCGCACGGCGTGCGACGACTACGTCGTGGGCGTCTTCATCGACGAGGACCACGACCTCATCGTCGCGCCGACTCGCGACCGCATCCGCACCGCCCTCAACGACCTCGAACGCTACGGACCCTACATCGACTACCTCGCGCGCATGCTCGCCGACGGCTCGGCCGCCGCCGATCGCCTGTTCGACAGCTTCCTGGCCAACACCCGCGATGTGCTCGCCGATCAGCGCGAGGCCGGGATGCTCGAGCCGATGAGCGACCCCGAGATGACGACGATGCTGCTGACGCTGATCGGACTCGCCCCCGTCGTCATGCGTGCGCAGATCGCTCGCGCACTGGGCACCGACCAGCTGAGCCCGGCGGGGCTCCTGCGCACCACCCTGCCGACGCTCGAACTGCTCACTCACGGCATCTATTCGACGACCGCACTGCTCGACGGCGCGCGAGACGCGCTCGCGGCCGAGGGGAACACCCCGAGAGGAGACGCATCATGA
- a CDS encoding helix-turn-helix domain-containing protein: MAEGLTNQQIAERLHLSVRTVENHIHRSMRKVGATSRQQLARIFD, translated from the coding sequence GTGGCGGAAGGGCTCACGAATCAGCAGATCGCGGAACGGCTGCACTTGAGCGTGCGCACGGTGGAGAACCACATCCATCGGTCGATGCGGAAGGTGGGCGCGACGAGCCGGCAACAGCTGGCCCGCATCTTCGACTGA
- a CDS encoding alternate-type signal peptide domain-containing protein, whose amino-acid sequence MTTRERRRRSLRRPGFAVAAPLVVGVLIAGGSAVGTYALWSASTSASLGDITGGNLRLVSMDTTWSQVSPGTDNPEELPLTGTPTDFRVMPGDVITITQNVESYLQGDNLNAGLAVDYANGSDAAQDVEDGLIALSFHIENEEGVQVAPESGSAPFGTTLAIGGLTGTDQGVTDDWKVVISAEILGDYDWVDGESLDDAPAQWAAGNIVISLEQLREGSGYVEGGNP is encoded by the coding sequence GTGACGACGCGCGAAAGACGCAGACGGAGCCTTCGGCGACCGGGCTTCGCGGTCGCGGCCCCCCTCGTGGTCGGAGTGCTCATCGCCGGCGGATCGGCAGTAGGGACGTATGCCCTGTGGTCGGCCAGTACGTCGGCCAGCCTCGGCGACATCACCGGTGGCAACCTCCGGCTCGTCTCGATGGATACCACCTGGAGTCAGGTCTCTCCGGGAACCGACAACCCGGAGGAGCTCCCGCTCACCGGTACGCCCACGGACTTCCGGGTGATGCCCGGAGACGTCATCACGATCACCCAGAACGTCGAGTCGTACCTCCAGGGGGACAACCTCAACGCGGGGCTCGCGGTCGACTACGCGAACGGGAGCGACGCCGCTCAGGACGTCGAGGACGGACTGATCGCGCTGTCGTTCCACATCGAGAACGAGGAGGGCGTTCAGGTCGCGCCAGAAAGCGGATCCGCTCCCTTCGGCACGACTCTCGCGATCGGCGGCCTGACCGGCACCGATCAAGGTGTCACGGATGACTGGAAGGTCGTCATCTCTGCAGAGATCCTCGGCGACTACGACTGGGTCGACGGTGAGTCCCTCGACGACGCACCCGCCCAGTGGGCAGCCGGGAACATCGTCATCTCGCTCGAGCAGCTTCGCGAGGGATCCGGCTATGTCGAGGGAGGCAACCCATGA
- a CDS encoding SipW-dependent-type signal peptide-containing protein has protein sequence MDNHASTIVVTEERKRRRGLVWVGLGTVALLAGGSTFALWSANDVFAGGEITAGDLNLVQTADTSFYDVSADRSDATDTLPGTDGTQLGHLIDDASWRAVPGDKVAAAFSADVTLEGDNLVGRLSVAGLDAMIDGNASMTWSYEVYNEGALLVSETAVPADSSLFYLSAPATGQADGVDDGAPMVATAGGTAASTVFQMTDASEDVTVVLYGTFDSTAGDDGKATVAADGSYSDQTDAATGTREDALTVDTLAELKLQLDQVRDTGSQFK, from the coding sequence ATGGACAACCACGCATCAACCATCGTTGTCACGGAGGAGCGTAAGCGTCGCCGCGGACTGGTTTGGGTCGGGCTGGGTACGGTCGCGCTCCTTGCGGGGGGCTCGACGTTCGCGCTCTGGAGCGCCAACGACGTCTTCGCCGGCGGCGAGATCACGGCCGGTGACCTCAACCTCGTGCAGACCGCCGACACCTCGTTCTACGACGTGTCCGCCGACCGATCTGACGCGACCGACACCCTCCCGGGCACCGACGGCACTCAGCTCGGCCACCTGATCGACGACGCCTCCTGGCGCGCCGTCCCGGGTGACAAGGTCGCCGCGGCGTTCTCCGCAGACGTCACGCTCGAGGGCGACAACCTCGTCGGCAGGCTCTCCGTCGCCGGTCTGGACGCCATGATCGACGGCAACGCATCCATGACCTGGTCTTACGAGGTCTACAACGAGGGCGCACTGCTCGTCTCCGAGACCGCGGTCCCCGCGGACAGCAGCCTGTTCTACCTGTCTGCACCCGCAACCGGTCAGGCTGACGGCGTCGACGACGGCGCTCCCATGGTCGCCACCGCAGGTGGCACTGCAGCGTCGACCGTCTTCCAGATGACGGATGCCTCTGAGGACGTCACCGTGGTCCTCTACGGCACGTTCGACAGCACCGCCGGTGACGACGGCAAGGCCACTGTCGCGGCGGACGGCAGCTACTCGGATCAGACCGACGCAGCCACGGGTACCCGCGAGGATGCCCTGACCGTCGACACCCTCGCCGAGCTGAAGCTGCAGCTCGACCAGGTCCGCGACACGGGTTCGCAGTTCAAGTAA
- a CDS encoding signal peptidase I: MPRNRIRSPRTRPGAGLRLARVPGSLWQALGAVLGAIAAGVIIVVIATLFLVPRILGGDSLTVLTGSMEPGLGPGDVVAVRGIAPEEVCEDVSIGDIVTYYPTPNDPALITHRVIAKTVGNYEDGTSCRLILQGDANSAPDEPVSPEQVRGLFMYGIPAVGWARSWVEDNKILVFSIFALVAAGVYALDRARPRTRVRAIAGALTAPDTAPPSPDGNREPGADASLRARELDLRERELALREREIALLEQKFHSTATASTSP, encoded by the coding sequence GTGCCTCGCAACCGAATCAGATCTCCCCGGACCCGGCCCGGCGCCGGCCTCCGTCTGGCTCGGGTGCCGGGCTCGCTCTGGCAGGCGCTCGGTGCCGTCCTGGGGGCGATCGCAGCTGGCGTCATCATCGTCGTCATCGCGACTCTGTTCCTCGTCCCTCGCATCCTCGGGGGAGACAGCCTCACCGTGCTCACCGGTTCGATGGAGCCCGGCCTCGGGCCCGGCGACGTCGTCGCGGTGCGGGGGATCGCCCCGGAGGAGGTCTGCGAAGACGTCTCGATCGGCGACATCGTGACCTACTACCCCACCCCGAACGACCCGGCACTCATCACCCACCGTGTCATCGCCAAGACTGTCGGCAACTACGAGGACGGCACTTCCTGTCGACTCATCCTGCAGGGCGACGCCAACTCGGCCCCCGACGAGCCCGTCTCTCCCGAGCAGGTGCGTGGCCTGTTCATGTACGGCATTCCCGCCGTGGGCTGGGCGCGGAGCTGGGTCGAGGACAACAAGATCCTCGTGTTCTCGATCTTCGCCCTCGTGGCAGCGGGGGTCTACGCACTCGATCGGGCACGCCCGCGAACGCGCGTTCGCGCCATAGCAGGGGCGCTGACTGCGCCGGATACGGCTCCGCCGTCTCCTGACGGGAACCGCGAGCCCGGCGCTGACGCGTCGCTCCGGGCACGAGAACTGGACCTTCGTGAGCGAGAGCTTGCTCTTCGTGAGCGCGAGATCGCGCTTCTGGAACAGAAATTTCACTCAACTGCAACCGCTTCAACGTCTCCGTGA